From one Rhodamnia argentea isolate NSW1041297 chromosome 1, ASM2092103v1, whole genome shotgun sequence genomic stretch:
- the LOC115750156 gene encoding bromodomain and WD repeat-containing protein 1-like isoform X1: MMDFTKCASSGGALSSSMGPLIFSNKVHELVEIGRPVRAPGHAVETDVDVDLSEIYFLIMHFLSIGPCQRTFGQLWSELLEHQLLPRRYHAWASRSGIRSGNEDDDGISFPLNYSNLVERYPHVGKDHLVKLLKQLMRYTGHLVQDKVGIDALSAADVPTLLGVGSFSLLDVDRSKINKQLKRLPAYLHWPHMRADQVRGLGLREIGGGFRKHHRAPSIHSACYATAKPLMLVERMQNIKKLRGHRVAVYCAIFDRSGRYVITGSDDRLVKIWSMETAFCLASCRGHEGDITDLAVSSNNALVASASNDFVIRVWRLPDGFPISVLRGHTGAVTAIAFNPRPSAVYQLLSSSDDGTCRLWDARYSQCTPRIYLPKPPDAIAGKSNGPSNNELSSSIAPQSHQILCCAYNANGTVFVTGSSDTFARVWNACKSNADNPEQPVHEMDVLCGHENDVNYVQFSGCSVAPRSSMSDNLKEENFPKFRNSWFCHDNIVTCSRDGSAIIWVPRSRKSNGKGGRWVRAYHLKVPPPPLPPQPPRGGPRQRFLPTPRGVNMIVWSLDNRFVLAAIMDCRICVWNAGDGSLVHCLTGHSASSYVLDIHPFNPRIAMSAGYDGKAIVWDIWEGRPIRVYEIGRVKLVDGKFSPDGTSIVLSDDFGQIHLINTGEGESQKDAKYDQFFLGDYRPLIRDTVGNVLDQESQLPPHRRNVQDPLCDSSLVPYPEPYQTMYQQRRLGALGIEWRPPTIRFVVGPDFTLGQEYQMLPLADLERMIEPLPEFIDAVFWEPENEIVSEDNDSEYNVTEESEGERGSLSAGFSSDPECSAGDSDTKQSHRDSRRRAGRKKYRTEVEWVTSSGRRVKKRNLEECEGSTSRDTQNKKSKNRRKSSKRQSIKAHNLRPQRVAARNALNMICEISDTSTEEENIDNSGDSLSESELLGLNPNKERDNSDRNFPGLQKEGGKVKEPITKPDELPEYQSNAGNRKRLVLKFSLRDSKKVVPSENTRMIMHNDADLLNVPPPLSQEMTENMNATTSNDVASRFVNSSNVYEDKEIPENIDDVLIASAGDNENDIRWGEVKMRSSVRLRSDILLTDASEGTRASWANKENETDLNRGEEKCGADVCEPGELTRTDDHANLEGAHTFSSADFPPESQPDGNSGAVEEDPPQRSTILRIKTRGPSKLKSTEVEGSTGDESNRNIKHPPHAEHNQYPEAPEEAPFAERLTSMEPLHLNSNAVVSDTDFDRERPQSSDTDAKNLGYCREEGFVAFRDPDDIAIDYPEVATDAIRRARSLKMKATSTEPDIIHHSFKVRGHETSGTSKFAETSSRKARDQLVSKDWVSGSKMMVRPRSSRNKRGESNNNDQGFPWGGKSSQNLRKKSWLTLSEHEEGYRYIPQLGDEVVYLRQGHQEFIESSCLRGVGPWRSLGGSLSAVEVCKVEALDYANSPGSGESCCKLTLKFVNPASNVFGRTFKLMLPELINFPDFLVEKTWYDNSMQRKWSLRDKCLVWWRNENGTGGSWWEGRIITVQAKSPEFPDSPWERYSVRYRTDPPENHLHSPWELHDLEVSWDHPHIDPETRDKLLSVFSKLERSVGKNQDYYGYQKLNEAAQKLDFSNRFPVGLDPELIQLRLENNYYRRVEAVKHDIMELMRNAQSYFATNAESSVKMRRLSDWFTKTMSGF; the protein is encoded by the exons ATGATGGATTTCACGAAGTGTGCTTCTTCTGGTGGAGCACTTTCTTCTAGCATGGGACCTTTGATTTTCTCTAATAAGGTGCATGAACTGGTTGAAATTGGGAGGCCAGTGAGAGCTCCTGGTCATGCTGTTGAGACTGATGTTGATGTAGACCTCAGCGAAATATACTTCTTGATCATGCATTTTCTGTCGATTGGCCCATGCCAAAGGACCTTTGGCCAACTCTGGAGTGAACTTTTGGAGCATCAGCTGCTTCCTAGAAGGTATCATGCTTGGGCTTCTAGGAGTGGAATAAGAAGTGGGAATGAGGATGATGATGGCATCTCTTTCCCTTTAAATTACAGTAATCTGGTGGAAAG GTATCCGCACGTTGGGAAAGACCACTTGGTAAAGCTTCTCAAGCAACTGATGCGGTATACAGGCCATTTAGTGCAAGACAAGGTTGGAATAGATGCACTCAGCGCTGCTGATGTTCCAACGTTGCTGGGAGTTGGTTCCTTTTCCTTGTTGGATG TTGACAGGAGCAAGATCAATAAGCAACTTAAGCGTCTACCAGCTTACTTGCACTGGCCACATATGCGGGCTGATCAGGTCCGTGGGCTTGGTTTAAGGGAAATAGGGGGAGGTTTTAGAAAGCACCATCGTGCCCCATCAATTCACTCTGCATGTTATGCTACTGCGAAGCCATTGATGTTGGTCGAAAGGATGCAAAATATTAAGAAGCTAAGGGGACATCGCGTTGCTGTCTATTGTG CAATATTTGATCGATCAGGAAGATATGTCATCACGGGGTCAGATGATCGTCTTGTGAAGATCTGGTCAATGGAAACTGCATTTTGTTTGGCAAGCTGCCGGGGACATGAA GGTGATATTACTGATCTAGCTGTAAGTTCAAACAATGCCCTGGTGGCATCTGCTTCAAATGACTTCGTTATTCGAGTT TGGCGCTTACCTGATGGATTCCCAATTTCAGTCTTGCGGGGGCATACTGGAGCTGTCACTGCTATTGCATTTAATCCCAGGCCCAGCGCTGTATATCAGCTATTATC GTCATCGGATGATGGAACTTGTCGACTCTGGGATGCTAGGTATTCTCAATGCACTCCAAGAATATACCTGCCAAAACCACCAGATGCTATTGCCG GGAAGAGTAACGGTCCTTCAAACAATGAACTTTCTTCTAGTATTGCCCCGCAAAGCCACCAAATACTATGCTGCGCTTACAATGCCAATGGAACTGTATTTGTGACCGGTAGCTCTGACACCTTTGCAAGG GTCTGGAATGCTTGTAAATCCAACGCGGATAATCCAGAACAACCGGTTCATGAGATGGATGTGTTATGTGGGCATGAGAACGATGTCAATTATGTCCAGTTTAG TGGTTGTTCTGTTGCTCCCCGATCGTCAATGTCTGATAATTTGAAGGAGGAGAATTTTccaaagtttagaaattcatg GTTCTGTCATGACAACATTGTCACTTGTTCTCGTGATGGAAGTGCCATTATATGGGTGCCGAGATCCCGCAAATCCAAT GGAAAAGGTGGACGTTGGGTGCGAGCGTATCATTTGAAAGTTCCACCTCCCCCTTTGCCGCCTCAACCTCCTCGAGGAGGTCCACGTCAGAGATTTCTTCCGACTCCTCGTGGTGTTAATATGATTGTGTGGAGTTTGGATAATCGCTTTGTTCTTGCAGCTATTATGG ACTGTCGGATATGTGTGTGGAATGCTGGTGATGGTAGTTTAGTTCATTGTTTGACCGGTCACAGTGCCTCC TCCTATGTGCTAGATATTCATCCATTCAATCCCCGGATAGCTATGAGTGCTGGGTACGATGGAAAAGCAATCGTTTGGGAT aTATGGGAAGGCAGACCTATTCGGGTGTATGAAATTGGGCGCGTGAAGCtggttgatggaaaattttctcc GGACGGGACTTCAATTGTACTTTCTGATGATTTTGGGCAAATACATCTCATAAACACTGGTGAAGGTGAATCCCAAAAGGATGCCAAATATGATCAG TTCTTCCTTGGCGACTACCGCCCCCTTATACGTGACACTGTTGGAAATGTTCTTGATCAG GAGTCACAACTTCCACCGCATCGAAGAAATGTCCAGGATCCTCTTTGTGACTCCA GTCTGGTTCCATATCCAGAACCCTATCAAACTATGTACCAGCAACGACGACTTGGTGCCTTGGGTATTGAGTGGCGTCCTCCTACCATTAGATTTGTTGTTGGCCCCGACTTTACTCTTGGTCAGGAGTATCAGATGCTGCCCTTAGCAGATTTGGAAAGGATGATTGAACCTTTACCTGAGTTCATTGATGCCGTTTTCTGGGAACCGGAAAATGAAATTGTCAGTGAAGATAATGACTCGGAGTACAATGTTACTGAGGAAAGTGAAGGTGAGAGGGGTAGTTTAAGTGCTGGATTTTCCAGTGATCCTGAGTGCAGTGCAGGAGACAGTGATACCAAACAAAGCCATAGAGATAGCCGCCGTAGGGCAGGAAGGAAAAAGTATAGAACTGAG GTTGAATGGGTAACTTCGTCGGGAAGGCGTGTCAAGAAAAGGAACTTGGAAGAATGTGAAGGCTCTACATCCAGGGatactcaaaataaaaaatcaaaaaatcgcAGGAAATCTTCAAAGAGGCAGTCTATCAAAGCTCATAATTTGAGGCCCCAGCGTGTTGCAGCACGGAACGCTTTGAACATGATTTGTGAAATCAGTGATACGTCtactgaagaagaaaatattgacAACTCAGGAGACTCATTGTCCGAGAGTGAGTTACTGGGGCTTAACCCaaacaaagaaagagacaatAGTGACAGGAACTTCCCTGGTCTGCAGAAGGAAGGTGGAAAAGTCAAAGAACCAATCACCAAACCTGATGAATTGCCCGAGTACCAATCAAATGCTGGAAACAGGAAAAGATTGGTTCTGAAGTTTTCGCTTCGTGACTCTAAGAAAGTCGTGCCTTCAGAAAACACTAGAATGATAATGCACAATGATGCTGATCTGCTGAATGTACCTCCTCCTCTTTCTCAAGAAATGACAGAGAACATGAATGCTACCACATCCAACGATGTGGCTTCTCGCTTTGTGAATTCGAGTAATGTATATGAGGATAAAGAAATACCTGAAAATATTGATGACGTCCTGATTGCATCTGCTGGTGACAACGAGAATGACATCAGATGGGGAGAGGTCAAGATGCGGTCATCAGTGCGTCTGAGGTCAGACATTTTGTTGACTGATGCATCGGAAGGAACTAGGGCAAGTTGGGCGAATAAGGAAAATGAGACTGATCTGAATAG GGGTGAGGAGAAGTGTGGAGCTGATGTATGCGAACCTGGGGAGCTCACAAGAACAGATGACCATGCTAATCTTGAGGGTGCACATACATTTTCATCAGCTGACTTTCCCCCGGAGAGCCAACCAGATGGAAATTCAGGTGCAGTTGAAGAGGATCCTCCACAAAGATCAACTATTTTAAGAATCAAAACAAGGGGTCCGTCCAAACTGAAATCCACTGAAGTCGAAGGTTCAACTGGCGATGAAAGCAATAGGAACATAAAACATCCTCCACATGCGGAGCACAATCAATACCCTGAAGCTCCTGAAGAGGCTCCATTTGCTGAACGGTTGACCTCCATGGAGCCACTGCACTTGAATTCAAATGCGGTGGTGTCTGATACAGACTTCGACAGGGAAAGGCCACAGAGCTCTGACACAGATGCGAAAAATCTTGGTTACTGCAGGGAGGAAGGTTTCGTTGCCTTCAGAGATCCCGATGATATTGCTATTGACTACCCTGAAGTTGCGACAGATGCAATACGTAGAGCAAGATCCTTGAAGATGAAGGCAACATCCACAGAGCCAGATATCATCCATCACAGTTTCAAGGTTAGAGGACATGAGACTTCAGGGACATCGAAGTTTGCAGAGACATCCTCAAGAAAAGCACGTGATCAGCTTGTATCTAAAGATTGGGTGTCAGGTTCAAAAATGATGGTCAGACCGAGGTCTAGTAGGAATAAAAGGGGCGAGAGTAATAATAATGATCAAGGTTTCCCTTGGGGGGGAAAGTCAAGCCAGAATCTCAGGAAAAAGTCATGGCTGACTTTGTCAGAACATGAGGAGGGTTATCGCTATATACCTCAGTTAGGCGATGAAGTTGTTTACTTGAGACAG GGACATCAAGAGTTCATCGAATCGAGTTGCTTGCGAGGTGTTGGCCCTTGGAGGTCACTTGGAGGGAGTCTGAGTGCTGTGGAAGTTTGCAAGGTTGAAGCCCTTGATTATGCCAATAGTCCAGGCTCTGGGGAGAGCTGCTGTAAACTGACTCTTAAATTTGTGAATCCTGCTTCTAATGTGTTTGGACGGACATTCAAGTTGATGTTGCCAGAGCTGATCAATTTTCCTGATTTTCTGGTTGAAAAGACGTGGTATGATAATTCTATGCAGAGAAAGTGGAGCCTTAGGGATAAGTGCCTTGTATGGTGGAGAAATGAGAATGGGACAGGAGGAAGTTGGTGGGAGGGTCGAATAATAACTGTACAAGCTAAGTCACCTGAGTTTCCTGACAGTCCGTGGGAAAGATATTCTGTTCGTTACAGGACTGATCCTCCTGAAAACCATCTGCACAGTCCTTGGGAATTACATGATCTTGAAGTATCCTGGGATCATCCTCATATAGATCCCGAGACCCGAGATAAGCTCTTGTCCGTGTTTTCCAAGCTAGAGCGTTCAGTTGGCAAGAACCAG GACTATTATGGCtatcaaaaattgaatgaagCCGCTCAGAAATTGGATTTTTCAAATAG ATTTCCAGTAGGTTTGGATCCAGAACTGATCCAGCTGAGGTTGGAGAACAACTATTATCGGAGAGTGGAAGCGGTGAAGCATGACATAATGGAGTTGATGCGCAATGCTCAATCGTACTTTGCAACAAACGCCGAGTCGTCTGTCAAGATGAGGCGCCTGTCTGATTGGTTTACCAAGACAATGTCGGGATTTTAG
- the LOC115750156 gene encoding bromodomain and WD repeat-containing protein 1-like isoform X2, giving the protein METAFCLASCRGHEGDITDLAVSSNNALVASASNDFVIRVWRLPDGFPISVLRGHTGAVTAIAFNPRPSAVYQLLSSSDDGTCRLWDARYSQCTPRIYLPKPPDAIAGKSNGPSNNELSSSIAPQSHQILCCAYNANGTVFVTGSSDTFARVWNACKSNADNPEQPVHEMDVLCGHENDVNYVQFSGCSVAPRSSMSDNLKEENFPKFRNSWFCHDNIVTCSRDGSAIIWVPRSRKSNGKGGRWVRAYHLKVPPPPLPPQPPRGGPRQRFLPTPRGVNMIVWSLDNRFVLAAIMDCRICVWNAGDGSLVHCLTGHSASSYVLDIHPFNPRIAMSAGYDGKAIVWDIWEGRPIRVYEIGRVKLVDGKFSPDGTSIVLSDDFGQIHLINTGEGESQKDAKYDQFFLGDYRPLIRDTVGNVLDQESQLPPHRRNVQDPLCDSSLVPYPEPYQTMYQQRRLGALGIEWRPPTIRFVVGPDFTLGQEYQMLPLADLERMIEPLPEFIDAVFWEPENEIVSEDNDSEYNVTEESEGERGSLSAGFSSDPECSAGDSDTKQSHRDSRRRAGRKKYRTEVEWVTSSGRRVKKRNLEECEGSTSRDTQNKKSKNRRKSSKRQSIKAHNLRPQRVAARNALNMICEISDTSTEEENIDNSGDSLSESELLGLNPNKERDNSDRNFPGLQKEGGKVKEPITKPDELPEYQSNAGNRKRLVLKFSLRDSKKVVPSENTRMIMHNDADLLNVPPPLSQEMTENMNATTSNDVASRFVNSSNVYEDKEIPENIDDVLIASAGDNENDIRWGEVKMRSSVRLRSDILLTDASEGTRASWANKENETDLNRGEEKCGADVCEPGELTRTDDHANLEGAHTFSSADFPPESQPDGNSGAVEEDPPQRSTILRIKTRGPSKLKSTEVEGSTGDESNRNIKHPPHAEHNQYPEAPEEAPFAERLTSMEPLHLNSNAVVSDTDFDRERPQSSDTDAKNLGYCREEGFVAFRDPDDIAIDYPEVATDAIRRARSLKMKATSTEPDIIHHSFKVRGHETSGTSKFAETSSRKARDQLVSKDWVSGSKMMVRPRSSRNKRGESNNNDQGFPWGGKSSQNLRKKSWLTLSEHEEGYRYIPQLGDEVVYLRQGHQEFIESSCLRGVGPWRSLGGSLSAVEVCKVEALDYANSPGSGESCCKLTLKFVNPASNVFGRTFKLMLPELINFPDFLVEKTWYDNSMQRKWSLRDKCLVWWRNENGTGGSWWEGRIITVQAKSPEFPDSPWERYSVRYRTDPPENHLHSPWELHDLEVSWDHPHIDPETRDKLLSVFSKLERSVGKNQDYYGYQKLNEAAQKLDFSNRFPVGLDPELIQLRLENNYYRRVEAVKHDIMELMRNAQSYFATNAESSVKMRRLSDWFTKTMSGF; this is encoded by the exons ATGGAAACTGCATTTTGTTTGGCAAGCTGCCGGGGACATGAA GGTGATATTACTGATCTAGCTGTAAGTTCAAACAATGCCCTGGTGGCATCTGCTTCAAATGACTTCGTTATTCGAGTT TGGCGCTTACCTGATGGATTCCCAATTTCAGTCTTGCGGGGGCATACTGGAGCTGTCACTGCTATTGCATTTAATCCCAGGCCCAGCGCTGTATATCAGCTATTATC GTCATCGGATGATGGAACTTGTCGACTCTGGGATGCTAGGTATTCTCAATGCACTCCAAGAATATACCTGCCAAAACCACCAGATGCTATTGCCG GGAAGAGTAACGGTCCTTCAAACAATGAACTTTCTTCTAGTATTGCCCCGCAAAGCCACCAAATACTATGCTGCGCTTACAATGCCAATGGAACTGTATTTGTGACCGGTAGCTCTGACACCTTTGCAAGG GTCTGGAATGCTTGTAAATCCAACGCGGATAATCCAGAACAACCGGTTCATGAGATGGATGTGTTATGTGGGCATGAGAACGATGTCAATTATGTCCAGTTTAG TGGTTGTTCTGTTGCTCCCCGATCGTCAATGTCTGATAATTTGAAGGAGGAGAATTTTccaaagtttagaaattcatg GTTCTGTCATGACAACATTGTCACTTGTTCTCGTGATGGAAGTGCCATTATATGGGTGCCGAGATCCCGCAAATCCAAT GGAAAAGGTGGACGTTGGGTGCGAGCGTATCATTTGAAAGTTCCACCTCCCCCTTTGCCGCCTCAACCTCCTCGAGGAGGTCCACGTCAGAGATTTCTTCCGACTCCTCGTGGTGTTAATATGATTGTGTGGAGTTTGGATAATCGCTTTGTTCTTGCAGCTATTATGG ACTGTCGGATATGTGTGTGGAATGCTGGTGATGGTAGTTTAGTTCATTGTTTGACCGGTCACAGTGCCTCC TCCTATGTGCTAGATATTCATCCATTCAATCCCCGGATAGCTATGAGTGCTGGGTACGATGGAAAAGCAATCGTTTGGGAT aTATGGGAAGGCAGACCTATTCGGGTGTATGAAATTGGGCGCGTGAAGCtggttgatggaaaattttctcc GGACGGGACTTCAATTGTACTTTCTGATGATTTTGGGCAAATACATCTCATAAACACTGGTGAAGGTGAATCCCAAAAGGATGCCAAATATGATCAG TTCTTCCTTGGCGACTACCGCCCCCTTATACGTGACACTGTTGGAAATGTTCTTGATCAG GAGTCACAACTTCCACCGCATCGAAGAAATGTCCAGGATCCTCTTTGTGACTCCA GTCTGGTTCCATATCCAGAACCCTATCAAACTATGTACCAGCAACGACGACTTGGTGCCTTGGGTATTGAGTGGCGTCCTCCTACCATTAGATTTGTTGTTGGCCCCGACTTTACTCTTGGTCAGGAGTATCAGATGCTGCCCTTAGCAGATTTGGAAAGGATGATTGAACCTTTACCTGAGTTCATTGATGCCGTTTTCTGGGAACCGGAAAATGAAATTGTCAGTGAAGATAATGACTCGGAGTACAATGTTACTGAGGAAAGTGAAGGTGAGAGGGGTAGTTTAAGTGCTGGATTTTCCAGTGATCCTGAGTGCAGTGCAGGAGACAGTGATACCAAACAAAGCCATAGAGATAGCCGCCGTAGGGCAGGAAGGAAAAAGTATAGAACTGAG GTTGAATGGGTAACTTCGTCGGGAAGGCGTGTCAAGAAAAGGAACTTGGAAGAATGTGAAGGCTCTACATCCAGGGatactcaaaataaaaaatcaaaaaatcgcAGGAAATCTTCAAAGAGGCAGTCTATCAAAGCTCATAATTTGAGGCCCCAGCGTGTTGCAGCACGGAACGCTTTGAACATGATTTGTGAAATCAGTGATACGTCtactgaagaagaaaatattgacAACTCAGGAGACTCATTGTCCGAGAGTGAGTTACTGGGGCTTAACCCaaacaaagaaagagacaatAGTGACAGGAACTTCCCTGGTCTGCAGAAGGAAGGTGGAAAAGTCAAAGAACCAATCACCAAACCTGATGAATTGCCCGAGTACCAATCAAATGCTGGAAACAGGAAAAGATTGGTTCTGAAGTTTTCGCTTCGTGACTCTAAGAAAGTCGTGCCTTCAGAAAACACTAGAATGATAATGCACAATGATGCTGATCTGCTGAATGTACCTCCTCCTCTTTCTCAAGAAATGACAGAGAACATGAATGCTACCACATCCAACGATGTGGCTTCTCGCTTTGTGAATTCGAGTAATGTATATGAGGATAAAGAAATACCTGAAAATATTGATGACGTCCTGATTGCATCTGCTGGTGACAACGAGAATGACATCAGATGGGGAGAGGTCAAGATGCGGTCATCAGTGCGTCTGAGGTCAGACATTTTGTTGACTGATGCATCGGAAGGAACTAGGGCAAGTTGGGCGAATAAGGAAAATGAGACTGATCTGAATAG GGGTGAGGAGAAGTGTGGAGCTGATGTATGCGAACCTGGGGAGCTCACAAGAACAGATGACCATGCTAATCTTGAGGGTGCACATACATTTTCATCAGCTGACTTTCCCCCGGAGAGCCAACCAGATGGAAATTCAGGTGCAGTTGAAGAGGATCCTCCACAAAGATCAACTATTTTAAGAATCAAAACAAGGGGTCCGTCCAAACTGAAATCCACTGAAGTCGAAGGTTCAACTGGCGATGAAAGCAATAGGAACATAAAACATCCTCCACATGCGGAGCACAATCAATACCCTGAAGCTCCTGAAGAGGCTCCATTTGCTGAACGGTTGACCTCCATGGAGCCACTGCACTTGAATTCAAATGCGGTGGTGTCTGATACAGACTTCGACAGGGAAAGGCCACAGAGCTCTGACACAGATGCGAAAAATCTTGGTTACTGCAGGGAGGAAGGTTTCGTTGCCTTCAGAGATCCCGATGATATTGCTATTGACTACCCTGAAGTTGCGACAGATGCAATACGTAGAGCAAGATCCTTGAAGATGAAGGCAACATCCACAGAGCCAGATATCATCCATCACAGTTTCAAGGTTAGAGGACATGAGACTTCAGGGACATCGAAGTTTGCAGAGACATCCTCAAGAAAAGCACGTGATCAGCTTGTATCTAAAGATTGGGTGTCAGGTTCAAAAATGATGGTCAGACCGAGGTCTAGTAGGAATAAAAGGGGCGAGAGTAATAATAATGATCAAGGTTTCCCTTGGGGGGGAAAGTCAAGCCAGAATCTCAGGAAAAAGTCATGGCTGACTTTGTCAGAACATGAGGAGGGTTATCGCTATATACCTCAGTTAGGCGATGAAGTTGTTTACTTGAGACAG GGACATCAAGAGTTCATCGAATCGAGTTGCTTGCGAGGTGTTGGCCCTTGGAGGTCACTTGGAGGGAGTCTGAGTGCTGTGGAAGTTTGCAAGGTTGAAGCCCTTGATTATGCCAATAGTCCAGGCTCTGGGGAGAGCTGCTGTAAACTGACTCTTAAATTTGTGAATCCTGCTTCTAATGTGTTTGGACGGACATTCAAGTTGATGTTGCCAGAGCTGATCAATTTTCCTGATTTTCTGGTTGAAAAGACGTGGTATGATAATTCTATGCAGAGAAAGTGGAGCCTTAGGGATAAGTGCCTTGTATGGTGGAGAAATGAGAATGGGACAGGAGGAAGTTGGTGGGAGGGTCGAATAATAACTGTACAAGCTAAGTCACCTGAGTTTCCTGACAGTCCGTGGGAAAGATATTCTGTTCGTTACAGGACTGATCCTCCTGAAAACCATCTGCACAGTCCTTGGGAATTACATGATCTTGAAGTATCCTGGGATCATCCTCATATAGATCCCGAGACCCGAGATAAGCTCTTGTCCGTGTTTTCCAAGCTAGAGCGTTCAGTTGGCAAGAACCAG GACTATTATGGCtatcaaaaattgaatgaagCCGCTCAGAAATTGGATTTTTCAAATAG ATTTCCAGTAGGTTTGGATCCAGAACTGATCCAGCTGAGGTTGGAGAACAACTATTATCGGAGAGTGGAAGCGGTGAAGCATGACATAATGGAGTTGATGCGCAATGCTCAATCGTACTTTGCAACAAACGCCGAGTCGTCTGTCAAGATGAGGCGCCTGTCTGATTGGTTTACCAAGACAATGTCGGGATTTTAG